A portion of the Caenorhabditis elegans chromosome III genome contains these proteins:
- the dpf-6 gene encoding Dipeptidyl peptidase family member 6 (Confirmed by transcript evidence) produces the protein MLFLPILILNLLIITHAIDIIPREVLFQDPKYSSVSLSPDAKQVGYVAPDENGIRNVFTRCSSCSYSRQVTFETEHPILNYVWTAIPDVILFTQDNHGDENTRIYKKNISATAIAADKTQRVVISEKPMVKAMILSNNLISETVLIGMNDENPALHNIYAFNCQTDELKLVLQNRRFSIFFFDNDLNVRLASEEGPDGEMIYYRPRSNEGARTTEQNTWVEYLRIQHDDKAITMPITFDKSNNFMYWIMGDGSDLGNLVVFPFEDPQQKEILYTAQRAQIGNVLIHPTDKTLLAVTEVYHKPELFVANETFMEDLQYLVNMKPSGSMNIVSMSIDMSTWLVTYSSSDEPYDIYLYRRWNKKAELFMSTRPELKKYTLNKQIGFDFRARDEMTIQAYLSLPPQAPLLKSSQVPDGDRPYANLGMIPAVPQKMIVLVHGGPKARDHYGFSPMNAWLTNRGYSVLQVNFRGSTGFGKRLTNAGNGEWGRKMHFDILDAVEFAVSKGIANRSEVAVMGGSYGGYETLVALTFTPQTFACGVDIVGPSNLISLVQAIPPYWLGFRKDLIKMVGADISDEEGRQSLQSRSPLFFADRVTKPIMIIQGANDPRVKQAESDQFVAALEKKHIPVTYLLYPDEGHGVRKPQNSMEQHGHIETFLQQCLGGETQPFQPGQYNSSAIIKKIGIEGAAIARQNLQIAQNQFAQQLPRGPVAPSIFYRPPVRAQRVMLAPNQNVMNRIFPVQG, from the exons atgctctttcttccaattttaatCTTAAATCTACTCATCATCACACATGCAATTGATATAATTCCTCGAGAAGTTTTGTTCCAAGATCCAAAATATTCATCAGTTTCATTGAGTCCTGACGCGAAACAAGTTGGATACGTGGCTCCTGATGAAAATGGAATCAGAAATGTATTCACGAGATGCTCATCGTGCTCATATTCAAGACAAGTCACTTTTGAGACTGAACATCCTATTTTGA ATTACGTTTGGACCGCTATTCCAGATGTTATTCTGTTCACTCAAGATAATCATGGAGATGAGAATACTCgcatttacaagaaaaatatttctgcg acagCCATCGCTGCTGACAAAACCCAACGAGTAGTAATTAGTGAGAAGCCGATGGTGAAAGCAATGATTTTATCAAACAACTTGATTTCGGAGACAGTTCTTATTGGAATGAATGATGAAAATCCAGCACTCCATAATATTTATGCATTCAATTGTCAAACTGATGAATTGAAGTTGGTACTTCAAAATAgaagattttcaatatttttctttgataatGATTTGAATGTTCGATTGGCAAGTGAAGAAGGACCAGATGGAGAAATGATTTATTATCGACCAAGAAGCAATGAAGGTGCTAGAACAACTGAACAAAATACTTGGGTGGAGTATTTGAGAATTCAGCATGATGATAAGGCAATCACTAT GCCCATCACATTCGATAAATCTAACAATTTTATGTACTGGATTATGGGAGACGGCAGTGATTTGGGAAATCTCGTCGTTTTTCCATTTGAAGATCCACAACAGAAAGAGATTCTTTACACTGCACAAAGAGCGCaaattggaaatgttttgattcaTCCAACTGACAAAACTCTATTGGCTGTAACTGAAGTTTATCATAAGCCAGAGCTTTTTGTGGCAAATGAGACATTTATGGAGGATCTTCAGTATTTGGTCAACATGAAACCTTCTGGATCTATGAATATTGTTAGCATGAGTATTG atATGTCAACCTGGTTGGTTACCTATTCCTCATCCGATGAGCCATATGACATTTACTTGTACAGAAGATGGAATAAGAAGGCTGAACTTTTCATGAGCACACGTCCAGAACTCAAGAAGTATACGTTGAACAAGCAAATTGGATTCGATTTCAGAGCAAGAGATGAAATGACCATTCAAGCTTATTTGTCACTTCCACCACAG GCTCCACTACTGAAATCATCACAAGTTCCAGATGGTGATCGTCCTTATGCAAACCTTGGAATGATTCCAGCAGTTCCACAGAAAATGATTGTTTTAGTTCATGGAGGACCAAAAGCTCGTGATCATTATGGATTCTCACCAATGAATGCGTGGTTGACAAACCGTGGATACTCAGTCCTTCAAGTCAATTTCCGTGGATCCACTGGATTTGGAAAAAGACTTACAAACGCTGGAAACGGAGAATGGGGAAGAAAAATGCACTTTGATATTCTGGATGCTGTTGAATTTGCTGTCTCGAAGGGAATTGCAAATAGATCGGAAGTTGCCGTGATGGGGGGAAGTTATGGTGGATATGAGACACTTGTTGCATTAACATTCACTCCACAAACATTTGCATGTGGTGTTGATATTGTTGGTCCATCAAATCTTATTAGTTTGGTACAAGCAATTCCTCCGTATTGGCTTGGATTCAGAAAGGATTTGATCAAGATGGTTGGAGCCGATATTTCTGA tgagGAAGGCCGACAATCACTTCAATCTCGTTCTCCATTGTTCTTTGCTGACCGCGTGACCAAGCCAATTATGATTATCCAAGGTGCCAACGATCCACGTGTCAAGCAAGCAGAATCCGATCAATTTGTAGCTGCATTGGAAAAGAAACATATTCCAGTTACCTATTTATTGTATCCAGATGAGGGTCATGGAGTAAGAAAACCACAGAATAGTATGGAACAACACGGACATATTGAAACATTCCTTCAGCAATGTTTGGGTGGAGAGACACAACCATTCCAACCTGGACAATACAATTCTTCAGCTATT ataaaaaaaatcggtatCGAGGGTGCCGCAATCGCTCGCCAAAATCTCCAAATTGCTCAAAACCAGTTTGCTCAACAATTGCCACGTGGTCCAGTGGCTCCATCAATTTTCTATAGACCGCCTGTCCGTGCTCAACGTGTCATGCTAGCTCCAAATCAAAACGTTATGAACCGAATTTTCCCGGTTCAAGGATAA
- the dpf-6 gene encoding Dipeptidyl peptidase family member 6 (Confirmed by transcript evidence) gives MLFLPILILNLLIITHAIDIIPREVLFQDPKYSSVSLSPDAKQVGYVAPDENGIRNVFTRCSSCSYSRQVTFETEHPILNYVWTAIPDVILFTQDNHGDENTRIYKKNISATAIAADKTQRVVISEKPMVKAMILSNNLISETVLIGMNDENPALHNIYAFNCQTDELKLVLQNRRFSIFFFDNDLNVRLASEEGPDGEMIYYRPRSNEGARTTEQNTWVEYLRIQHDDKAITMPITFDKSNNFMYWIMGDGSDLGNLVVFPFEDPQQKEILYTAQRAQIGNVLIHPTDKTLLAVTEVYHKPELFVANETFMEDLQYLVNMKPSGSMNIVSMSIDMSTWLVTYSSSDEPYDIYLYRRWNKKAELFMSTRPELKKYTLNKQIGFDFRARDEMTIQAYLSLPPQAPLLKSSQVPDGDRPYANLGMIPAVPQKMIVLVHGGPKARDHYGFSPMNAWLTNRGYSVLQVNFRGSTGFGKRLTNAGNGEWGRKMHFDILDAVEFAVSKGIANRSEVAVMGGSYGGYETLVALTFTPQTFACGVDIVGPSNLISLVQAIPPYWLGFRKDLIKMVGADISE, from the exons atgctctttcttccaattttaatCTTAAATCTACTCATCATCACACATGCAATTGATATAATTCCTCGAGAAGTTTTGTTCCAAGATCCAAAATATTCATCAGTTTCATTGAGTCCTGACGCGAAACAAGTTGGATACGTGGCTCCTGATGAAAATGGAATCAGAAATGTATTCACGAGATGCTCATCGTGCTCATATTCAAGACAAGTCACTTTTGAGACTGAACATCCTATTTTGA ATTACGTTTGGACCGCTATTCCAGATGTTATTCTGTTCACTCAAGATAATCATGGAGATGAGAATACTCgcatttacaagaaaaatatttctgcg acagCCATCGCTGCTGACAAAACCCAACGAGTAGTAATTAGTGAGAAGCCGATGGTGAAAGCAATGATTTTATCAAACAACTTGATTTCGGAGACAGTTCTTATTGGAATGAATGATGAAAATCCAGCACTCCATAATATTTATGCATTCAATTGTCAAACTGATGAATTGAAGTTGGTACTTCAAAATAgaagattttcaatatttttctttgataatGATTTGAATGTTCGATTGGCAAGTGAAGAAGGACCAGATGGAGAAATGATTTATTATCGACCAAGAAGCAATGAAGGTGCTAGAACAACTGAACAAAATACTTGGGTGGAGTATTTGAGAATTCAGCATGATGATAAGGCAATCACTAT GCCCATCACATTCGATAAATCTAACAATTTTATGTACTGGATTATGGGAGACGGCAGTGATTTGGGAAATCTCGTCGTTTTTCCATTTGAAGATCCACAACAGAAAGAGATTCTTTACACTGCACAAAGAGCGCaaattggaaatgttttgattcaTCCAACTGACAAAACTCTATTGGCTGTAACTGAAGTTTATCATAAGCCAGAGCTTTTTGTGGCAAATGAGACATTTATGGAGGATCTTCAGTATTTGGTCAACATGAAACCTTCTGGATCTATGAATATTGTTAGCATGAGTATTG atATGTCAACCTGGTTGGTTACCTATTCCTCATCCGATGAGCCATATGACATTTACTTGTACAGAAGATGGAATAAGAAGGCTGAACTTTTCATGAGCACACGTCCAGAACTCAAGAAGTATACGTTGAACAAGCAAATTGGATTCGATTTCAGAGCAAGAGATGAAATGACCATTCAAGCTTATTTGTCACTTCCACCACAG GCTCCACTACTGAAATCATCACAAGTTCCAGATGGTGATCGTCCTTATGCAAACCTTGGAATGATTCCAGCAGTTCCACAGAAAATGATTGTTTTAGTTCATGGAGGACCAAAAGCTCGTGATCATTATGGATTCTCACCAATGAATGCGTGGTTGACAAACCGTGGATACTCAGTCCTTCAAGTCAATTTCCGTGGATCCACTGGATTTGGAAAAAGACTTACAAACGCTGGAAACGGAGAATGGGGAAGAAAAATGCACTTTGATATTCTGGATGCTGTTGAATTTGCTGTCTCGAAGGGAATTGCAAATAGATCGGAAGTTGCCGTGATGGGGGGAAGTTATGGTGGATATGAGACACTTGTTGCATTAACATTCACTCCACAAACATTTGCATGTGGTGTTGATATTGTTGGTCCATCAAATCTTATTAGTTTGGTACAAGCAATTCCTCCGTATTGGCTTGGATTCAGAAAGGATTTGATCAAGATGGTTGGAGCCGATATTTCTGAGTAA
- the dpf-6 gene encoding Dipeptidyl peptidase family member 6 (Partially confirmed by transcript evidence) codes for MYNFRPITFDKSNNFMYWIMGDGSDLGNLVVFPFEDPQQKEILYTAQRAQIGNVLIHPTDKTLLAVTEVYHKPELFVANETFMEDLQYLVNMKPSGSMNIVSMSIDMSTWLVTYSSSDEPYDIYLYRRWNKKAELFMSTRPELKKYTLNKQIGFDFRARDEMTIQAYLSLPPQAPLLKSSQVPDGDRPYANLGMIPAVPQKMIVLVHGGPKARDHYGFSPMNAWLTNRGYSVLQVNFRGSTGFGKRLTNAGNGEWGRKMHFDILDAVEFAVSKGIANRSEVAVMGGSYGGYETLVALTFTPQTFACGVDIVGPSNLISLVQAIPPYWLGFRKDLIKMVGADISDEEGRQSLQSRSPLFFADRVTKPIMIIQGANDPRVKQAESDQFVAALEKKHIPVTYLLYPDEGHGVRKPQNSMEQHGHIETFLQQCLGGETQPFQPGQYNSSAIIKKIGIEGAAIARQNLQIAQNQFAQQLPRGPVAPSIFYRPPVRAQRVMLAPNQNVMNRIFPVQG; via the exons ATGTACAATTTCAGGCCCATCACATTCGATAAATCTAACAATTTTATGTACTGGATTATGGGAGACGGCAGTGATTTGGGAAATCTCGTCGTTTTTCCATTTGAAGATCCACAACAGAAAGAGATTCTTTACACTGCACAAAGAGCGCaaattggaaatgttttgattcaTCCAACTGACAAAACTCTATTGGCTGTAACTGAAGTTTATCATAAGCCAGAGCTTTTTGTGGCAAATGAGACATTTATGGAGGATCTTCAGTATTTGGTCAACATGAAACCTTCTGGATCTATGAATATTGTTAGCATGAGTATTG atATGTCAACCTGGTTGGTTACCTATTCCTCATCCGATGAGCCATATGACATTTACTTGTACAGAAGATGGAATAAGAAGGCTGAACTTTTCATGAGCACACGTCCAGAACTCAAGAAGTATACGTTGAACAAGCAAATTGGATTCGATTTCAGAGCAAGAGATGAAATGACCATTCAAGCTTATTTGTCACTTCCACCACAG GCTCCACTACTGAAATCATCACAAGTTCCAGATGGTGATCGTCCTTATGCAAACCTTGGAATGATTCCAGCAGTTCCACAGAAAATGATTGTTTTAGTTCATGGAGGACCAAAAGCTCGTGATCATTATGGATTCTCACCAATGAATGCGTGGTTGACAAACCGTGGATACTCAGTCCTTCAAGTCAATTTCCGTGGATCCACTGGATTTGGAAAAAGACTTACAAACGCTGGAAACGGAGAATGGGGAAGAAAAATGCACTTTGATATTCTGGATGCTGTTGAATTTGCTGTCTCGAAGGGAATTGCAAATAGATCGGAAGTTGCCGTGATGGGGGGAAGTTATGGTGGATATGAGACACTTGTTGCATTAACATTCACTCCACAAACATTTGCATGTGGTGTTGATATTGTTGGTCCATCAAATCTTATTAGTTTGGTACAAGCAATTCCTCCGTATTGGCTTGGATTCAGAAAGGATTTGATCAAGATGGTTGGAGCCGATATTTCTGA tgagGAAGGCCGACAATCACTTCAATCTCGTTCTCCATTGTTCTTTGCTGACCGCGTGACCAAGCCAATTATGATTATCCAAGGTGCCAACGATCCACGTGTCAAGCAAGCAGAATCCGATCAATTTGTAGCTGCATTGGAAAAGAAACATATTCCAGTTACCTATTTATTGTATCCAGATGAGGGTCATGGAGTAAGAAAACCACAGAATAGTATGGAACAACACGGACATATTGAAACATTCCTTCAGCAATGTTTGGGTGGAGAGACACAACCATTCCAACCTGGACAATACAATTCTTCAGCTATT ataaaaaaaatcggtatCGAGGGTGCCGCAATCGCTCGCCAAAATCTCCAAATTGCTCAAAACCAGTTTGCTCAACAATTGCCACGTGGTCCAGTGGCTCCATCAATTTTCTATAGACCGCCTGTCCGTGCTCAACGTGTCATGCTAGCTCCAAATCAAAACGTTATGAACCGAATTTTCCCGGTTCAAGGATAA
- the K12H4.6 gene encoding uncharacterized protein (Partially confirmed by transcript evidence) translates to MPQSKQQFKRQGARQRDSKGKFVKARTGMATAPPAAVSTAAPTASTMTPTGSSTTATIGGATTGASTTTAVTGCGCNCCSH, encoded by the exons ATGCCTCAATCGAAACAACAATTTAAACGACAGGGAGCTCGTCAGCGCGATTCAAAGGGAAAGTTCGTTAAGGCCAGAACTGGCATGGCAACCGCCCCACCTGCTGCAGTTTCAACCGCAGCTCCTACCG CATCGACAATGACCCCAACTGGATCCAGCACAACGGCCACTATTGGAGGAGCTACAACTGGAGCGTCGACAACCACAGCCGTCACCGGTTGCGGATGCAATTGCTGCTCACATTGA
- the K12H4.5 gene encoding uncharacterized protein (Confirmed by transcript evidence) — protein sequence MIKYHVSRSARLWAYWSTLPHRMLKKYPEQTIFYATFGVATLLIGGYKMKKYLTESDKPFYRGYYDVVRSNDPIAQNWRKPEEYPAPYLLSSVETAH from the coding sequence ATGATCAAGTACCACGTGTCGCGAAGCGCCCGACTCTGGGCTTACTGGAGCACCCTGCCACATCGAATGCTCAAGAAATACCCGGAGCAAACTATCTTCTACGCGACTTTCGGAGTAGCCACACTATTGATTGGCGGATATAAAATGAAGAAGTACTTGACAGAAAGTGATAAGCCATTCTACCGCGGATACTACGACGTCGTCCGTTCCAACGACCCAATCGcacaaaattggagaaaacCAGAAGAATATCCAGCACCGTATCTTCTTTCAAGTGTTGAGACAGCTCATTGA
- the spcs-3 gene encoding Signal peptidase complex subunit 3 (Confirmed by transcript evidence) translates to MHNLLSRANALLAFTLWVMAAVTAACFLSTVFLDYTVPTKLTVNDVKVRNVVDYATDEQQADLATLNFNLKVDFSKIFNWNVKQLFVYLVAEYKSKVNEVNQVVLWDRIVERADRVVMDEIGVKSKYYFLDDGTNLLNHKNVTFVLRYNVIPNSGYLRLVQSSDQVVVPFPTTYTTTRRS, encoded by the exons ATGCACAATCTTCTGTCTCGTGCTAACGCACTCCTAGCGTTCACTCTTTGGGTGATGGCCGCAGTCACAGCAGCTTGTTTCCTGTCAACAGTTTTCCTCGACTACACTGTTCCAACCAAGCTCACTGTCAACGATGTCAAAGT GAGAAACGTTGTCGACTACGCCACGGATGAGCAACAAGCCGATCTCGCCACACTAAACTTCAATCTGaaagtcgatttttcaaagattttcaacTGGAACGTCAAGCAATTGTTTGTTTATTTGGTTGCAGAATATAAATCGAAAGTCAAC GAGGTTAACCAAGTGGTGCTATGGGACAGAATTGTGGAACGTGCTGACCGTGTGGTTATGGACGAGATCGGTGTCAAGTCAAAGTATTATTTCCTCGACGATGGAACCAATTTGCTTAACCACAAAAATGTCACCTTTGTTTTGAg ataCAACGTGATTCCAAACTCTGGCTATCTTCGTCTTGTTCAATCTTCCGATCAAGTTGTTGTTCCGTTCCCAACCACATACACAACTACTCGAAGATCCTAG
- the K12H4.3 gene encoding Ribosome biogenesis protein BRX1 homolog (Confirmed by transcript evidence), protein MGKFSKIKKVQEEESAHQKMEWEAAGAKDSSSDDSSDESDNDDQPKQATEETRKRAELWTNRERVLVLCSRGADVRTRYLMKDIKDLLPHAKGDSKLDQQKSLNVLNEIAEMKNCTKVMYFESRKRKDTYLWMSNVEKGPSIKFLVHNVHTMKELKMSGNCLRASRPVLSFDDAFDKKPQLKLIKAVLMQTLGTPHHHPRSQPFVDHVFNFSVGEGDKIWFRNFQIVDESLQLQEVGPRFVLEMVRLFAGSFEGAVLYDNPNYVSPNVIRREHRKGQHSYIEKQLAVKASNIKQAKVTEILAEKTVDLVGKEFDTQNNAAADSEAAAQITAQIEKRRVRKKKSQASKYTGSD, encoded by the exons ATGGGCAAGTTCTCGAAAATCAAGAAAGTTCAAGAGGAGGAATCTGCGCACCAGAAAATGGAATGGGAAGCTGCCGGAGCCAAGGACTCGAGCTCTGATGATTCTTCTGATGAATCG GACAATGATGATCAGCCAAAACAAGCAACTGAGGAGACCCGTAAACGCGCGGAACTTTGGACAAACCGCGAACGTGTACTTGTGCTCTGTTCCCGCGGAGCCGACGTTCGCACCCGTTATTTGATGAAGGACATCAAGGATTTGTTGCCACATGCAAAAGGAGATTCGAAGCTGGATCAGCAGAAATCTCTGAATGTTCTCAATGAGATTGCTGAAATGAAGAATTGCACAAAAGTAATGTACTTTGAAAGTCGTAAGAGAAAGGACACTTATCTCTGGATGTCAAATGTTGAGAAGGGGCCATCCATCAAATTCTTGGTGCACAATGTGCATACAATGAAGGAACTCAAAATGTCAGGAAATTGTCTGAGAGCTTCAAGACCAGTCCTTTCATTTGACGATGCTTTTGATAAGAAACCACAATTGAAGCTTATCAAGGCCGTGCTTATGCAg actcTTGGAACACCACATCATCATCCACGCAGTCAGCCATTTGTGGATCAcgtctttaatttttctgttggAGAAGGTGATAAAATCTGGTTccgcaattttcaaattgttgatGAGAGTCTTCAACTTCAGGAAGTTG GACCACGCTTCGTTTTGGAAATGGTTCGTTTGTTCGCTGGCTCATTCGAAGGAGCCGTACTGTACGACAACCCAAACTACGTCTCTCCAAATGTGATCCGCCGTGAACACCGTAAAGGACAACATTCGTATATCGAGAAACAGTTGGCTGTGAAAGCATCAAATATCAAACAAGCTAAAGTCACAGAAATTCTCGCTGAAAAGACTGTTGATTTGGTTGGAAAG GAATTCGATACACAAAACAATGCCGCTGCTGACTCAGAGGCTGCTGCTCAGATCACTGCTCAAATTGAGAAACGTCGTGTTCGCAAGAAGAAGAGCCAAGCATCAAAGTACACTGGATCcgattaa
- the mals-1 gene encoding Mitochondrial Assembly of ribosomal Large Subunit (Confirmed by transcript evidence;~Product from WormBase gene class mals) encodes MLTRFTRLRPILQLRYLAQNSHIEEEYFEELEPTGIISSHETSQEPPKRTGFRSQNLSEDADFVENVVGALTDQRAKDVFVVKSEETEMTPYTHKIICSAFNSRQASAISENLRSLLKIDGVSNGSMSHARRSTKRSNGWYVSEVERVQVHVMSEECREKYDLEAIWAGDDRILDEIDEEKQKILLPPRR; translated from the exons ATGCTTACACGATTCACACGACTTCGTCCAATTCTACAGTTACGATATCTTGCTCAAAATTCGCATATCGAAGAGGAATATTTCGAAGAATTAGAGCCAACTGGAATCATTTCCAGTCACGAAACAAGTCAAGAACCTCCAAAACGGACAGGATTCAGAAGCCAGAATTTGTCAGAAGACGCTGATTTTGTAGAGAATGTGGTCGGAGCTTTGACTGATCAAAGAGCAAAAGATGTATTTGTTGTAAAATCAGAAGAAACAGAAATGACACCGTATACACATAAG ataatttgcTCAGCATTCAATTCGCGACAAGCTTcagcaatttctgaaaatcttcgatctcttctaaaaattgacgGAGTGTCGAATGGATCCATGTCACATGCACGAAGGAGCACAAAACGAAGCAATGGATGGTATGTCAGTGAGGTGGAAAGAGTTCAG GTGCACGTAATGAGTGAAGAATGCCGTGAGAAGTACGATTTGGAAGCAATTTGGGCTGGCGATGATCGGATCTTAGACGAGATTGATGAGGAGAAACAGAAGATTTTGCTGCCACCGAGACGATAA
- the K12H4.7 gene encoding Putative serine protease K12H4.7 (Confirmed by transcript evidence): MKTLLAVLLAACVLTQVLSAPSNEQRVRRNMIRGRPRGGMKKTPPMSSVSHMINFDNVVSSTFTQTLDHFDSSVGKTFQQRYYHNNQWYKAGGPAFLMLGGEGPESSYWVSYPGLEITNLAAKQGAWVFDIEHRFYGETHPTSDMSVPNLKYLSSAQAIEDAAAFIKAMTAKFPQLANAKWVTFGGSYSGALAAWTRAKHPELVYAAVGSSGPVQAEVDFKEYLEVVQNSITRNSTECAASVTQGFNLVASLLQTSDGRKQLKTAFHLCQDIQMDDKSLKYFWETVYSPYMEVVQYSGDAAGSFATQLTISHAICRYHINTKSTPLQKLKQVNDYFNQVSGYFGCNDIDYNGFISFMKDETFGEAQSDRAWVWQTCTEFGYYQSTSSATAGPWFGGVSNLPAQYYIDECTAIYGAAYNSQEVQTSVDYTNQYYGGRDNLNTDRILLPNGDIDPWHALGKLTSSNSNIVPVVINGTAHCADMYGASSLDSMYLTNARQRISDVLDGWLHAN; encoded by the exons ATGAAGACTCTTTTGGCAGTGCTACTGGCag CATGTGTGCTGACCCAGGTATTGTCTGCTCCAAGCAATGAGCAGCGTGTTCGTCGTAACATGATCCGTGGACGTCCACGTGGAGGAATGAAGAAGACTCCACCA ATGTCTTCCGTTTCTCATATGATCAACTTTGACAATGTAGTCTCATCTACTTTCACTCAAACTCTTGATCATTTTGATTCTTCCGTCGGAAAGACTTTCCAGCAGAGATATTATCATAACAACCAATGGTACAAGGCTGGAGGACCAGCTTTCTTGATGCTTGGAGGAGAAGGACCAGAGTCTAGTTATTGGGTTTCTTATC ctgGACTTGAAATCACCAACTTGGCTGCCAAACAAGGAGCCTGGGTCTTTGATATTGAGCACAGATTCTATGGAGAGACTCACCCAACCAG CGACATGTCCGTACCAAACCTGAAATACTTGTCTTCTGCCCAAGCTATTGAGGATGCCGCCGCTTTCATTAAGGCAATGACCGCCAAGTTCCCACAATTGGCCAATGCCAAGTGGGTCACTTTCGGAGGATCCTACTCTGGAGCTTTGGCCGCATGGACTCGTGCAAAGCATCCAGAATTGGTGTATGCTGCTGTTGGATCCAGTGGTCCAGTTCAAGCCGAGGTTGACTTCAAAG AGTATCTTGAGGTTGTACAAAACTCAATTACCCGTAACTCAACTGAGTGTGCCGCCAGTGTGACCCAAGGATTCAACTTGGTTGCTTCTCTTCTTCAAACTTCCGATGGACgcaaacaattgaaaactgcTTTCCA tctcTGCCAAGACATTCAAATGGACGATAAATCACTCAAGTATTTCTGGGAAACAGTATATTCTCCATACATGGAGGTTGTTCAATATTCTGGTGATGCCGCTGGATCGTTTGCCACTCAACTCACAATTTCTCATGCCATTTGCCGTTATCACATTAACACTAAATCAACACcacttcagaaattgaaacaaGTCAATGACTATTTTAACCAAGTCAGTGGATATTTCGGATGCAATGATATTGATTACAATGGTTTCATTTCTTTCATGAAAGATGAAACATTCGGAGAGGCTCAATCTGACAGAGCATGGGTTTGGCAGACTTGCACTGAGTTCGGATATTATCAATCAACTTCATCAGCTACTGCTGGACCATGGTTCGGAGGTGTAAGCAATCTTCCAGCTCAATATTATATTGATGAATGTACTGCTATCTATGGAGCTGCATACAATAGTCAAGAAGTTCAGACATCTGTAGATTACACTAATCAATATTATGGAGGAAGAGATAATTTGAACACTGACAGAATTCTTCTACCAAATGGAGATATTGATCCATGGCATGCACTTGGAAAATTGACAAGCTCGAACAGCAATATTGTGCCAGTTGTGATCAATG GAACCGCCCATTGTGCTGACATGTACGGAGCATCCAGCTTGGATAGTATGTACTTGACAAACGCCCGCCAAAGAATCTCGGATGTTCTTGATGGATGGCTTCATGCTAATTAA